A genomic segment from Uloborus diversus isolate 005 unplaced genomic scaffold, Udiv.v.3.1 scaffold_247, whole genome shotgun sequence encodes:
- the LOC129233202 gene encoding uncharacterized protein LOC129233202, translated as MEYTDRIFNYVEKHHPKIWNDINLIVRPHKISSVKKIFHKHLQSVDNINIFNENIKNIPLFLLEFCKAMERNFLSPGESYGILLTCRCTNKYTQNTLDKRHLRESSSCFDNIIHSISKDLDFELNIYTSLKQIFEITNKHKLTTIFVKNYRIEELLNLNKFETCYLTTNNKASNLTKDNVCINFKKYIITESFVPKYLKILQKREDRYYIFRNINQSNIIAFTDLKYIYEKCGLVCYIFNLINVIRLQFFKTDNLESKHEKDIINILRYQCYSGELLSLNRFGLMKNKNRSALDKIGFEAIKQNYVNESIKGCIYPVKTSIDKIFFGQQFNLGSGYNFSVLPKK; from the coding sequence ATGGAATATACAGATCGCATTTTCAACTATGTAGAAAAACATCATCCAAAAATTTGGAATGATATTAATTTAATAGTTCGTCCTCACAAAATTTCTTcagtaaagaaaatatttcataaacatTTGCAGTCGGTAGATAACATCAATATCTTCAacgaaaacattaaaaatataccaTTGTTTTTACTCGAATTTTGCAAAGCTATGGAAAGGAATTTTCTAAGTCCAGGGGAATCTTATGGTATCCTCTTAACATGTCGCTGTACCAATAAATATACTCAGAATACACTTGATAAACGTCACTTAAGAGAGAGTAGTTCATGTTTCGATAATATAATACACTCTATTAGCAAGGACCTTGATTTTGAATTAAACATTTATActtcattaaaacaaatttttgaaattactaatAAACATAAATTGActacaatttttgtgaaaaactaCAGAATTGAAGAATTGTTAAATTTGAATAAGTTTGAGACTTGTTATcttactactaataataaagcgtcAAATTTAACTAAAGATAATGTTtgcatcaattttaaaaagtatataattACTGAGAGTTTTGTaccaaagtatttaaaaattctaCAGAAACGAGAAGATAGGTATTATATTTTTCGAAACATCAATCAAAGTAATATTATTGCATTTACAGATTTAAAGtacatttatgaaaaatgtgGTTTAGTatgttacatttttaatttaataaacgtTATAcggttgcaattttttaaaactgataatttagaaagtaaacatgAAAAGGatataatcaatattttaagatATCAATGTTACTCAGGAGAGCTCCTATCATTAAACCGATTtggattaatgaaaaataaaaatagatcgGCACTAGATAAAATTGGTTTCGAAGCAATCAAACAAAACTATGTAAATGAATCTATCAAAGGTTGCATATATCCAGTAAAAACATcaattgacaaaatattttttgggcaGCAGTTTAATTTAGGAAGCGGATATAATTTTTCAGTACTACCAAAAAAATAA